One window from the genome of Paramormyrops kingsleyae isolate MSU_618 chromosome 3, PKINGS_0.4, whole genome shotgun sequence encodes:
- the dnaaf10 gene encoding dynein axonemal assembly factor 10, which yields MKMSTPSEKPQIISHIHKSLNYTVFDSKWIPCSAKFVCMGNFARGTGVMQIYEVERGEVHLVKEIEKAKPIKCGTFGATSLQQRHIATGDFDGNLHIWNLEVPDVPVYSVKAHKEIVNCIDGVGGLGIGDGAPEIVTGSRDGTVKVWDPRQKDLPVANMEPVEGEARRDCWTVAFGHAFNDQDRCVCAGYDNGDIKLFDLRNMSLRWEKNIKNGVCCVEFDRKDISMNKLVATSLEGNFHVFDMRTQHPTKGFASVSEKAHKSTVWQVRHLPQNRDVFMTTGGAGNLHLWKYEYPAQRSRKDAEDVDMGVAGTLNLLQNITLSTQPIASLDWSPDKQGLCVCSAFDQAVRVLIVTKLNRV from the exons ATGAAAATGTCCACACCTTCTGAAAAGCCTCAGATTATCTCACACATTCACAAAAGCCTGAATTATACAGTGTTTGACAGCAAATGGATCCCATGCAGCGCCAAGTTCGTTTGCATGGGCAACTTCGCCAGAGGAACGGGAGTGATGCAGATTTATGAAGTTGAACGTGGAGAGGTGCATCTCGTTAAGGAG ATTGAAAAAGCCAAGCCTATAAAATGTGGGACTTTTGGTGCTACTTCACTGCAGCAAAGACACATAGCTACGGGAGACTTTGACGGGAACCTCCACATATG GAACTTGGAAGTACCTGACGTCCCAGTGTACTCTGTGAAGGCGCACAAGGAGATCGTGAACTGCATTGATGGCGTGGGAGGTTTGGGAATTGGAGACGGAGCCCCTGAGATTGTGACAGGAAGCAGAGACG GGACAGTAAAGGTTTGGGACCCCAGGCAAAAGGATTTGCCTGTTGCTAACATGGAGCCAGTCGAGGGGGAAGCCAGGAGAGACTGCTGGACGGTGGCTTTTG GCCACGCCTTCAATGATCAGGaccggtgtgtgtgtgctggctATGACAATGGAGATATCAAGCTCTTTGATCTCCGAAACATGTCCCTGCGATGGGAAAAGAACATTAAAAATGGG GTATGCTGCGTGGAGTTTGACCGGAAAGACATCAGCATGAACAAACTGGTGGCTACATCGCTGGAGGGCAACTTTCACGTATTCGACATGCGAACCCAGCACCCGACCAAAGGCTTCGCATCGGTTTCAGAAAAG GCCCACAAGTCCACAGTTTGGCAGGTGAGACACTTGCCACAAAACAGAGACGTCTTCATGACCACAGGTGGAGCAGGAAACCTACATCTGTGGAAGTA CGAGTATCCAGCTCAGAGGAGCAGGAAGGATGCCGAGGATGTGGACATGGGGGTGGCCGGCACACTGAACCTGCTGCAGAACATCACCTTGTCCACACAACCCATCGCCAGCCTGGACTGGAGTCCCGACAAGCAGGGCTTGTGCGTCTGCTCGGCCTTCGACCAGGCCGTCCGCGTCCTCATCGTCACCAAACTCAACCGCGTGTGA